The sequence below is a genomic window from Oscillospiraceae bacterium.
CGGGGAGAAGGGCGGTTTTCTTCAAGCCGTTATGCTATGGGGCCAGAACTGGTGGATTGTTGTGTGCATTGCCCTCACGACCCTGCTGGGCGTCGGGCGGCTATGGGTGGTATACCGTGGGGTTAAACGCCTGGATCGGGAATTATTGGCGCTAAACGCAAGAAAGGAGATGGCCAAGAAGTGAGAAACATGCATGGCATCAGGAAATTTTATATCATTGCGGGCGCAATACTTCTAATTTGCTTAACCGGGCTTTTCTTCTTCCGATGGAGCGGCAGAGGTCCGATCGGTATTCTCCTGCTTTGCTTTTGGATTGTTGAGCTGCTGACGGCAGCCATTTTGTTGCTGCGAGCCGAGCGAAGGCTGAAGGAGCAGGAGAAACTCTACTTAGATGCGCAATACAGGCAGAATAACGAGTAAGTCCATGTGTTTTCTAGAATTGAGGCGAACATTCCTGTTGGGCTACCGCAGGGACGATGTTCTGATTTTTATAAAAAAGTTGTTAAGGGAGCAGCAATCAGAGCGTGACAGGCTGAATGGGGACCTGGAGGCAATGGAGGCCCTCGTCCACGAGCTGTCGGCGGAAAATGAGGCGCTGCACCTGAGAAAGCAACAGCTGGAGGAGTGGTACGCGCGCCATGTGGAAGACAGCAAGCGCACGTAATTCTACCGCGGTGGAGCGGGAGCTAAAGCGCTTGCAACGCACACGCCGCCTGCGTCGCTATTGGGGCCCTGTGTTGTGTGGGGCGGCAATCTGTATCCTGCTGCTGCACTTCGTTGTGCGTATCCACATCGTCTCCGGCGCCTCAATGGCACCCTCCCTCTTGCCCGGCGACGTCATCATCTGTTGGATGCCCTGTGTCGAACCAGAACGTGGAGACCTGGTAATTATTCATGAGCCCACAGGCATGGAGATGGTCAAGCGGGTGGTGGGCCTGGCTGGGGACACCTTGGAAATCACCCCGGAGGGGCATGTCATACGCAACGGCCAGCTCCTCAAGGAGGATGCCGCCTGGTACGGTGGCCAGGACTCCAGCCAGTGGGAGACTTTTCCGCTGGTGGTGCCAGAGGGAACCGTCTTCTGCTTGGGGGACAACCGCCCCCTCTCTCTTGACAGCCGGCACCGGGCCATCGGCCCCATCCCTCTGAAAGAGGTATTGGGCGAGGTGATTTTTGTACTGCGCTGGCAGCGGTAACGCGGGCCACGGAATAACAGGCCGTTCAGAGGGTGCCGCCCCTAAAATATGATCGGGAATTTTATCGCTACTACAGAAAGAAGGCATTGATATGGCGTACCAGCGCATAGGTGAGATGCTGCTGGCGAGGGGACTGATAACGGAGGCTGAATTGGCCCGCGCGTTAAAAGAAAAGGAGCGCTCCACAAAGCGTATTGGTGAAATCCTGATTGCCCAGGGTGCCGTCGGGGAAGATGCGTTTCTAGTGGTGCTGGGCGATCAGTTGGGGGTACAGGTGGTTGATTTGGCGGCATACCCGCCTGCGCCCGGTGCGATGCAGCTTATTGACCAGACGCTGGCGAAAAAATACGGGGTGGTTCCGCTGGGAACCCAAGAAGACACCCTGTATGTGGCCATGACAGACCCTCTGAACTTTTTTGCTGTGGAAGATATTAAGCGGCAGACGGGTTTAAAAGTCGTTACCATGCTGGGCTCTCATAGAAGCATCGACCAGACGCTTGCAAAGCTGTACGGGAACGCCGATGCAGACCAGGCGCTGCAAGAGATTAGCCAACGCGCCGGTGAAGGGCCCGTACAAATGGATTCCAACGTGGTGGCCGGGGTAAACAGGATTACGGACGACCCATCGGCTGCGCCGACCGTCCGTCTGGTCAATTCCATCCTTGAGCGCGCTATAACGGAGCGGGCCTCAGACGTTCATTTTGAGCCCCGCGAGTCGGAGATGGTTGTGCGGCTGAGAGTTGACGGGGCGCTGCACACCTTGTTCCACATCCCCATGCAGGCAATGAATTCGGTGATTTCCAGGTTAAAAATTATGGGCAATATGGACATTGCGGAGCGAAAGATCCCCCAGGACGGCCGCGCTAATATCCAGTTGCGGGAACGCAGCGTGGACCTTCGTATTTCCACGCTCCCCACGGTATATGGTGAGAAGATGGTTATCCGGCTTCTCGACAAAGCCGCGGCAAACCTGGGCAGGCAGGGAATTGGGCTGACAGGCACCAGCCTGGAGCGCTATGAGGCCCTGCTGCGCAATTCCAGCGGCGTCCTCTTGATTTCCGGCCCTACAGGCTCCGGCAAATCCTCCACCATGTACACCATGATTCAGGATCTGAACACTGAGGATGTCAACCTTGTCACCCTGGAGGACCCCGTGGAGTTCAATACGGAGGGTATTAACCAGTGCCAAATTAATGAGAAGACAGGCATGACCTTCGCAAACGGACTGCGTGCAATCTTGCGGCAGGACCCGGACATTATCGTCGTCGGAGAGATACGGGATGGTGAAACTGCCTCCATTGCAATGCGCGCCGCTATTACCGGCCACTTGGTCCTCTCCACCATCCATACGAACGATACGATTGCAACGGTGGACAGGCTGCTGGACATGGGGGTAGAGCCCTTCCTGATTTCCACGGCGCTCAAAGGCGTAATCGCCCAGCGGCTTGTTCGGCGCATTTGCCCGCGCTGCAAGGAGCACTACTCCCCCACCAAGGAGGAATGTGAGCTGGTGGGGATCCCTTACCGGCCCGACCTTCTGTTTTATCGTGGCAGGGGCTGCCGTGAGTGCTTCGACAGCGGCTACCGCGGACGGGCGGCGGTGTTTGAGATTCTGCTCGTGGACAACGCAATCCGCAAGCTGATTACGTTAAAGGCGGATCGTGAGGAGTACATGCACACTCTGACCGGATCGACCTTCCTGTCCCTTTCCGATTATAGCAGGAACATGATTCTCGACGGGGTCACAACTGCCCAGGAGGCGGTACGCACAATCTACTCTACCGTATCCGAGGCGTGATAAATCTTGAGAAGATGGAGCTGAGCTTGTATGGAGCTTGTTGAAATCATTCAAAATGCACTGGGGAGCAAGAATGTTTCCAGTGCCTCCGACATCCACCTGGTCTATGGACTTCCTCCCAAGATGCGGCGGGACGGTAAGTTGGACGCCCTTGAAGGAGCACCCGCGCTGGATGACGCGCAGTGCATCAAATTTGCAAAAGAGCTGGCGGGGGATCAGTGGGGGGAAGTTGAAAACGGGGGTGAATTGGATTTGGCCCGCACCTATGGGCAGGTGCGTATCCGCGGCAACCTATTTTGGCAGCAGGGGCACATTTCCAGCGCAATCCGTCTTCTGAGCGATAACATACCGGCGCTGGAGGCGCTGGGGCTTCCCTCCGTCGTCTCGACGTTTCCGGACTTCAAACGCGGTGTCGTCCTCGTGACAGGCGTAACCGGCTCAGGCAAGTCGACAACGCTGGCCTCCATACTTCAGCGGATCAATGAAACGCGCTATGACCATATCGTTACGCTGGAGGACCCCATCGAATATATCTACCACCCCCAACGCTGCGTCATCAATCAGCGGGAGATCAACCGCGATACCGATAGCTACGCAAGCGGCCTGAAGGCTGTGCTCCGTGAGGACCCGGACGTCATTCTGATCGGAGAAATGCGCGATTTGGAGACCATCCAGATTGCCCTAACCGCGGCGGAAACGGGACATCTGGTCTTTGCAACGCTCCATACAGCCTCCGCGCCGGACTCTGTCGACCGTATAGTGGAGGTGTTCCCCACCGGCATGCAGAAGCAGATCCGCATGCAGCTGTCGCAGACCTTACAGGCCGTGCTCTCCCAGCAGCTCCTTCCCAGGGCGGGCGGAATCGGACGTGTCTGCGCGTGTGAGGTAATGGTGGTCAACCACGCAATCCGCAACCTTATCCGCGAGGGGAAAACGCCCCAGATCGCCAACGCTTTGGCGACCTCCGCGGACGAGGGCGGCATCACAATGGACAACGCGATTCTGCGCCTGCTGGCCTCCAGAGTTATTACACCAGAGACGGCGCTGCGCGCCGCCCGCGATCCGGAGCTGCTCTCCAAGAGCTTCGTTTAGCTAGAGAAAGGACGTGATCGGGTGCCTACGTACAGGTATAACGTAATCTCCGATTCCGGCGAAAGGCTCAGTGGCGTTTTAGAAGCGTCTGACGAGTTTGACGCGGCCCGAAAAATTAAGACGTCCGTCGGTGGGTTCATCCAGACCATATCACGGGTCGGCTTTAATATTGACATCGAGCTTACCAAGCCGAGGCTCCGTGAGAAATCACTCTCCATGTGCTGTTCCCAGTTCTCAATTCTACTGAAGGCAGGTCTGCCTTTGGCGCGCACGGTAGAGGTCGTGGCGGAGCAATCGGTGGACAAAGTGCTAAGAAAAATTCTCCAGGAGGTCCTGAAGGACGTCAGGGAGGGTTATGGCCTTGCAAACAGCCTGGAGAAGCACGGTGATGTGCTGCCCCTTGTCTTTACGGAAACAGTGCGTGCGGGCGAGGCATCCGGCACCCTGGAGTCCTCCTTTGCCAAGATGGAACAGTACTTCAGCAAAGCGTCCAAGCTGAAGAAAAAGGTCAAGAGCGCCATGACCTATCCCATTTTCCTGATCGTGGTCGCAGTCGTAGTGGTTGCCATTGTCGTGCAGATGGTGCTTCCGGCGTTTCTCCCCATGTTCGCGGGCCGGGAGCTGCCCATCCCGACGCAGGTTCTCCTCAGCATCTATGGCTTTTTTGCAAGCTACTGGTACATCCCACTCGCGGCGGTCATTTTATCGGCCATGCTCTTTATAAACTACCGGAAGAGCGAGCTTGGAAAACTGAATCTGGCCCGCACGGTACTTAAGCTGCCCATCATAGGCAAGGTCGGCACCATGAACGCCGCCGCCCAGTTCTCCAACACCATGGCGGCCCTCCTGTCCTCCGGCTTGCCCATGGTGCACGCTCTGAAAATCACGGGAAAGGTGCTCAGCAACCTGGCCGTGGGCCGCTCCATCCAGGAGGCGACAAAAGGAGTCACGGAGGGGAAGCGCCTGGGGGAGGCCATGCGGGAGAACCAATTTCTGCCCCCGCTTCTAATCGAGATGACGGCGGTGGGCGAGGAGTCGGGCGCCTTGGAGGAGACGCTGTTTACCATCGGCGCCTTCTACGACGAGGAGGCGGACGCCGCCACCACCAGCGCGCTCTCCAAGCTTGAACCCATTATTACTATCGTAATGGGAATGGTTGTGGCTTTTATCATGATCGCACTCTATATGCCCATGTTCGATATGGTGGGCGGCATTACCTGACGGATAAAACGGGCGGAAAGCCCCTGCCGTTACGGTAGCGCTTGAATCAAGCGTGAAAGGAGCTGACAAACCTGATGCGGAAACTGAAAACGAGCGCGCCCGGTCTGAAGCAGAAGCTCAAAAGCGCGGCCGCCTTCACCCTGGTGGAGCTATTGATCGCCGTCGCCATCGTTGGCATCCTGGCCGCCATTGCCATTCCCGCGTACAGCTCCTCCGTGGAGAAGGCCCGTGTGAATACGGATTTAGCCAACGCCCGCGCGGCCAACTCCCTGGCCACCTCCGATTATACGCTGGAGGGCAGAGCCGGTAACGTTGCTTATACCTTTGTAGTAACCGAAAGTGGGAACATTGCCATCTCGAACCCCCTGCCCGCCGGCGTACCGGTCCCCACCGGCGCGGCGGTTACAGCCCTCTCGCAAAAGCTCCTTGGGGGCACCGCCGGCGGCGCCCCATTCCTTATCGTCATCGTAAATAACGGCACGGTAAAAAACAGCTGGCTCTCGGTACTTAACAACTAACGGATAAAACGGGCAGACAACCCCTGCCGTTTTATATAAATACTTAGTATAGATAGAAAGGAAGTTGACACAAATGATGCAGAAACTGAAAACCAACGCACCCGGTCTGAAGCAGAAGCTCAAAAGCGCGGCCGGCTTCACCTTGGTGGAGCTTTTGATCGTGGTCGCTATCGTGGGTATCCTGGCCGCCATCGCCATTCCGGCGTACAGCGCCTCTATGGAGAAAGCCCGTGAAAACACTGATTTGGCCAACGCCCGCGCGGCCAGCTCCCTGGCCACCTCCGACTATATGCTGCAAGGCAGGACTGGTGCTGTAGCCTACACCTTCGTTATTACTGCCGATGGTAACCTCGGCATCTCGAGCCCCACGGTTGCTGGCGCACCAACCCTTACTGGCAACCCTGTGAAGGCCCTCTCGCAAAAGGTTCTCAACGGTGCAACCCCGGCTCTGACAGTCAGCGTAAATGACGGCGTGGTAAGCAATAACTGGATTGATTATTTGACCTAATAATTTAAGCCTCACCAGCCGGGTTGTGGCTGGATATTAAAACGCACCTGCCGGACATAGGAACCTATGTCCGGCAGTGCGGGGCGGAAAAACACCTGCTTTTCCGCCCCGCACTGCCGGATATTAAGTTAAGCAAAATCGCTGATTGGAGTTGAAATGATTGATAAGTTCCCCCGAGGTTCTGCTCTACCTGCTGCTGGCCGCCGCTGCCGCCGTGCTGGGCGCCTGTATCGGCTCCTTTTGCAACAACTGGGCCTACCGCGCCTGCCGGAAGCAGTCGGTGATACTGGGACGCTCCAGATGCCCCGCCTGTAAGCATGTGTTGGCGGGCAGGGATTTGATCCCCTTGGTCAGCTGCCTCCTGCTCAAGGGCCGCTGCCGCTACTGCGGCAGGGGTATCTCCATCCGCTATCCGCTCACGGAAGCCGCCACAGCCGTCTTCTATTTAGCCGCCTTTGTTCTCTTTTTCCCCGCAAACGATTTGGAGCTGGTGCGCTGGTCGGTCCTGGCGGGACTGACCCTTACCCTCGGCCTGGTGGATTTGGAGAGCTGGGAGCTTCCGAATGGACTGATCCTGGCCGGAGTCCTCTGGTTTTTTATCCTTGTCCCTTTTTCCGGGCTTCCCTCACTGTGGATGGGGCTCGCCGGCAGCGCCGTCATAGCCGTCCCCCTGCTGCTGCTGGTTTTGCTGATGGACAAGCTGCTCGGAAAGGAGACCATGGGCGGGGGCGATATTAAACTTGTCGCGATGCTCGGCCTCCATCTGGGCGCCGGCAGGACCCTGCTGACCCTGATAATCGCGTGCATAATCGGCATCCTGATGGCTCTGCTCTGGAAACCCATCGTGCCCCCTGTCCCCGGAGAGGAGGGAGCTTCCCAACCCCGCCCAGGCAGAATACCCTTTGGCCCGGCGCTGATCCTGGCCGCGTGGATATGCGCCCTGTGGGGAAAACCGCTCCTTGATCTGTACTACTCGGCATTTGTATAAAACTTCGGCGCCGCAGCCGACTGGAAAGGAGCCACTATAATGGCATCGAACACGACAAAGCCTTGCTTGGGATTTGACTTCGGCGGTGTGTACATGAAACTGGCGCTGACGGACAAGAAAGGCATATCCCGTATCATCGTGGAGGAGTTCCCGGAGGGAATATTCAAGGATGGCGACATCACCGCCCCCAATTCCGCGCTGGTGCTTCTGCGGGAGGTTTTAAAAAAGCACCGCGTCAAGGCGAAGGAGTGCGCCTTTATCCTACCGCCGGGAAAGGTCCTGTTTCGTCAGCTGAGTACGCCGGTGATGGACGCCCACCAGATCAGAAAAAACCTTCCGTTTGAGTTCCGGGACCTTATCTCCGGGAAGAAGGAAGACTACTTTTTCGACTATGCCATTGGCAGTTACCAGAAAAACGCGGACGGTGAAGTGACGGGGCTAAACTTAATGATAAGCGCTGTTCAGAGAAAAAATATGGAGTCCTATATCCGCTTTTTCAATAAACTCGGCATTAAGCTTCGGGTCGCCGCCCCTCTGGAGAGCGCCTTCTCCAACATTATCCGTACTTATGAGGCCAATCACTTGGACGTGCCCGAGGGCAGGGATTATTGTTTTCTGGACATCGGCCATAGTGCGACCCGCATCCACCTGTACTCCGGCCCCCTGTTCCAGGCCACCCGCGTCATCGAGTATGGCGGCGCAATGGTGGAATCGGCCATCGCCCGGGATTTGAACATCGACCTGAGCGCCGCAAGAGCCTATAAGGAAAACAGCCAGGAGGCCACGCGATACCTCAAGGAAACCTCCACGGCCTATACCAGCATTGCCCTGGAAATACGCAAGGCCGTCAACTTTTACAGCAGCAATGAAAAGGAGCTGCGCAAAATCGAGACTATCTATTGCTGCGGCGGAGGCGGCTGGATGACCCCGCTGCTCGACACGATTCGGGAGGGTGCCGGTCTGGAGATCCGTCCGATTACCGAGCTTCTGCCACCCAATCGGAACGATGCAGAGGGGGGGCTCAACCTGATCGGGGCGGTAGCGGTTGGAATTACGCTGCAATAAGGGGGATGAAAAATGGGAGACTGGGATAAGTTCAGGTGGACGCCGCCGGCCGCCGGAGACAAAGTGGATCCTCCGGTTGTGGATCCATTGGCAGGAGCATCGGCCACGGGAAGCATTTCCTCGCAGGCGGAGGTGGATGCGGTACTTAAGGAAGTTGTAGAGGTAATCGAGCACGGCGTGGACACCAGCCGCTGGCATTCCGACGATGAAGCGCAGGCGGAACAGCAGGATGGGCCTGGAGGATATGCATACTGGACGGGCGGCCCCTCCAGCCCGGAGCCGCTGCCCGCCGGCACGCCGACTGCCGGCGTGGAGCATATCAAAGCTGCCGTGGGGCTGGCGATTGCTGACGTGCACAGCACAGTGCATGGTGAGGAGCCACCGGAGGCCGCACCGCGCCAGGAGTTTGATCCGGCTACGGCAGCAGCTGTAGCCGCCGCAATGGCAAACGTGTTTACAAGCCTGAGCGGGACACGTTTTGCCACCGGGCAGGAGACGCCCGGCCAGAGTGCCGGGCCCCGCGACCCTCTGGACATTAACGAGGTATTCTCCGCCATATTCAAAGAAGCACAGCGCAATGCCCCTGCCGGGCCCCCGGAAGATCAGCAGGCAGCGTCGGAGGTCATTGAAGCGGATGCCTACCAGGTCGCGGAGTCACGCGATCAGCCTGCCGCAGGTGCCTCCGCCCGGGATGTCCCTGCGGATGATGGACCGGCAGAGGCTTCGGCCAGGGCCAGGGTTCAGGAGGAGCCGGATGCGGCCTCCCGTCCCCCCGTGTCAGAGCCGTCCACGCCGCCCAAGAGGAAACGGGAGAAAACACGCCAGCAATCGCGGGACAGGGCGCCTTATCGCGGCGTCCGGGGACGCCGTAAGCCCCCAAAGCTCAGGATCGCCAAGGGCTTTAAGGCGAAAGGGATGCGGGGCAGCCTGGATACCGACAAGACCGCCCTGAACATGGCGGTGAAGGTCAAAACGCTGGCCAGCCCATCCAGGGCCATCCCGCTCTTCCTCTT
It includes:
- a CDS encoding signal peptidase I, with the translated sequence MWKTASARNSTAVERELKRLQRTRRLRRYWGPVLCGAAICILLLHFVVRIHIVSGASMAPSLLPGDVIICWMPCVEPERGDLVIIHEPTGMEMVKRVVGLAGDTLEITPEGHVIRNGQLLKEDAAWYGGQDSSQWETFPLVVPEGTVFCLGDNRPLSLDSRHRAIGPIPLKEVLGEVIFVLRWQR
- a CDS encoding twitching motility protein PilT translates to MELVEIIQNALGSKNVSSASDIHLVYGLPPKMRRDGKLDALEGAPALDDAQCIKFAKELAGDQWGEVENGGELDLARTYGQVRIRGNLFWQQGHISSAIRLLSDNIPALEALGLPSVVSTFPDFKRGVVLVTGVTGSGKSTTLASILQRINETRYDHIVTLEDPIEYIYHPQRCVINQREINRDTDSYASGLKAVLREDPDVILIGEMRDLETIQIALTAAETGHLVFATLHTASAPDSVDRIVEVFPTGMQKQIRMQLSQTLQAVLSQQLLPRAGGIGRVCACEVMVVNHAIRNLIREGKTPQIANALATSADEGGITMDNAILRLLASRVITPETALRAARDPELLSKSFV
- a CDS encoding type II secretion system protein F → MPTYRYNVISDSGERLSGVLEASDEFDAARKIKTSVGGFIQTISRVGFNIDIELTKPRLREKSLSMCCSQFSILLKAGLPLARTVEVVAEQSVDKVLRKILQEVLKDVREGYGLANSLEKHGDVLPLVFTETVRAGEASGTLESSFAKMEQYFSKASKLKKKVKSAMTYPIFLIVVAVVVVAIVVQMVLPAFLPMFAGRELPIPTQVLLSIYGFFASYWYIPLAAVILSAMLFINYRKSELGKLNLARTVLKLPIIGKVGTMNAAAQFSNTMAALLSSGLPMVHALKITGKVLSNLAVGRSIQEATKGVTEGKRLGEAMRENQFLPPLLIEMTAVGEESGALEETLFTIGAFYDEEADAATTSALSKLEPIITIVMGMVVAFIMIALYMPMFDMVGGIT
- a CDS encoding type 4 prepilin-like proteins leader peptide-processing enzyme encodes the protein MISSPEVLLYLLLAAAAAVLGACIGSFCNNWAYRACRKQSVILGRSRCPACKHVLAGRDLIPLVSCLLLKGRCRYCGRGISIRYPLTEAATAVFYLAAFVLFFPANDLELVRWSVLAGLTLTLGLVDLESWELPNGLILAGVLWFFILVPFSGLPSLWMGLAGSAVIAVPLLLLVLLMDKLLGKETMGGGDIKLVAMLGLHLGAGRTLLTLIIACIIGILMALLWKPIVPPVPGEEGASQPRPGRIPFGPALILAAWICALWGKPLLDLYYSAFV